Proteins encoded in a region of the Globicephala melas chromosome 1, mGloMel1.2, whole genome shotgun sequence genome:
- the SZRD1 gene encoding SUZ RNA-binding domain-containing isoform X3 — MVNQLELQKKYRAFVKTSYTLSSEMELSKFQKRFTKEIDRRLEKKLKITQKESRKCKSPPKVPIVIQDGSLPTGPPPQIRILKRPTSNGVVSSPSSTSRPALPVKSLAQREAEYAEARKRILGSASPEEEQEKPILDRPTRISQPEDSRQPNNVIRQPLGPDGSQGFKQRR, encoded by the exons ATGGTTAACCAGCTTGAACTGCAGAAGAAATACAGAGCATTTGTGAAAACTAGCTACACGCTGAGCTCTGAGATGGAACTCAGCAAATTTCAAAAACGTTTTACTAAG gaAATAGACAGACGGttggaaaaaaaactgaagatcACACAAAAGGAGAG CAGGAAATGCAAATCTCCTCCCAAAGTGCCCATTGTGATTCAGGACGGTAGCCTTCCCACGGGGCCCCCTCCACAGATTCGCATCCTCAAGAGGCCCACCAGCAACGGTGTGGTCAGCAGCCCCAGCtccaccagcaggccagcccTTCCCGTCAAGTCCCTAGCACAGCGGGAGGCAGAGTACGCGGAGGCCCGGAAGCGGATCCTGGGCAGTGCCAGCCCCGAGGAGGAGCAAGAGAAACCCATCCTCGACCG GCCAACCAGGATCTCCCAACCTGAAGACAGCAGGCAGCCTAACAATGTGATCAGACAGCCTTTGGGTCCTGATGGATCACAAGGCTTCAAACAGCGCAGATAA
- the SZRD1 gene encoding SUZ RNA-binding domain-containing isoform X1 → MEDEEVAESWEEAADSGEIDRRLEKKLKITQKESRKCKSPPKVPIVIQDGSLPTGPPPQIRILKRPTSNGVVSSPSSTSRPALPVKSLAQREAEYAEARKRILGSASPEEEQEKPILDRPTRISQPEDSRQPNNVIRQPLGPDGSQGFKQRR, encoded by the exons ATGGAAGATGAGGAGGTCGCTGAGAGCTGGGAGGAGGCGGCAGACAGCGGG gaAATAGACAGACGGttggaaaaaaaactgaagatcACACAAAAGGAGAG CAGGAAATGCAAATCTCCTCCCAAAGTGCCCATTGTGATTCAGGACGGTAGCCTTCCCACGGGGCCCCCTCCACAGATTCGCATCCTCAAGAGGCCCACCAGCAACGGTGTGGTCAGCAGCCCCAGCtccaccagcaggccagcccTTCCCGTCAAGTCCCTAGCACAGCGGGAGGCAGAGTACGCGGAGGCCCGGAAGCGGATCCTGGGCAGTGCCAGCCCCGAGGAGGAGCAAGAGAAACCCATCCTCGACCG GCCAACCAGGATCTCCCAACCTGAAGACAGCAGGCAGCCTAACAATGTGATCAGACAGCCTTTGGGTCCTGATGGATCACAAGGCTTCAAACAGCGCAGATAA
- the SZRD1 gene encoding SUZ RNA-binding domain-containing isoform X2 — protein MEDEEVAESWEEAADSGEIDRRLEKKLKITQKERKCKSPPKVPIVIQDGSLPTGPPPQIRILKRPTSNGVVSSPSSTSRPALPVKSLAQREAEYAEARKRILGSASPEEEQEKPILDRPTRISQPEDSRQPNNVIRQPLGPDGSQGFKQRR, from the exons ATGGAAGATGAGGAGGTCGCTGAGAGCTGGGAGGAGGCGGCAGACAGCGGG gaAATAGACAGACGGttggaaaaaaaactgaagatcACACAAAAGGAGAG GAAATGCAAATCTCCTCCCAAAGTGCCCATTGTGATTCAGGACGGTAGCCTTCCCACGGGGCCCCCTCCACAGATTCGCATCCTCAAGAGGCCCACCAGCAACGGTGTGGTCAGCAGCCCCAGCtccaccagcaggccagcccTTCCCGTCAAGTCCCTAGCACAGCGGGAGGCAGAGTACGCGGAGGCCCGGAAGCGGATCCTGGGCAGTGCCAGCCCCGAGGAGGAGCAAGAGAAACCCATCCTCGACCG GCCAACCAGGATCTCCCAACCTGAAGACAGCAGGCAGCCTAACAATGTGATCAGACAGCCTTTGGGTCCTGATGGATCACAAGGCTTCAAACAGCGCAGATAA